In the Xiphias gladius isolate SHS-SW01 ecotype Sanya breed wild chromosome 7, ASM1685928v1, whole genome shotgun sequence genome, TGAACCTCCTGAGctgttcttcctcctcctcctccttgttttgaaaaacagtaCCCCTGACAATCCTAACATGGCTCCATGACACCACATTATATTTAGGAAATAACATGAAATCACTTTATTCAGCAGCATTGTATTAAACCTTCTAAACTTGACTGAACTCTAGGTCCATTAtcagtctctgtgtctgttatAGCATTGATTTAAGGCGCTGGCTGAGAGCAAAAacatcaatatactgtaaatcttgAATTGCTCTTCTCAGAAAAACAGTAGACTTCATATTGTTAAGTCAAGCATCTCAGACCTGGTAGGGAGTATCCAGTTAGTTTTAAATCCCTTTTGATTCACATATTGTTGGCATGATTGACAAGCCAAATGCCTATTCGGGAAGAGCGTCATGCAaatgtttcctctctctgcagcgAGTTCCAGTGGTTGTCCCGGCTTCCTGTGACAGGCGAACTTGACAGTGCCACCCTCAGGCAGATGGCGGAGCCCCGCTGTGGGGTGTCGGATGAGGGCAGCCAGCAGATCTGGGCACGGAGAGTAAACGCACTCTTCACTGGAAAGGGGGCTACTGCGGGGCGGCCCCAGAGCCGCAGAAGGCGTTCTGCTGCACAAGGTATTGTGTGTAATGTGTTAGACCccatgtttatatttgtgttttcgAGTACGTGCGTGAGAGTGTAAATGGCATCCTAAGGCCTGTGTAAAGAAACTGATGTAATTAGTTGCCTTGTAAGCGGAGGTTTTGTCTGTGCTGTTGTGGAGTGGTCATAAAGAGCCCACAGTCAACTGGGAGTGTCCACCTTCGTAAACTAAAACACCAAATAGAGCTCGGGGGTGTAATTAACGCAGTGGAGTGTCTTGATGAAGCACGCGTCAGCCTGAACGACTCCTGCTTTTAGCTGCAATTACACAGGTCCGTGTGTCTTTCATGTCCTCTTTACTTGGCCCAAATTTAAACCTCAATCTTTTTCCTTTAGTTTAGGAGTTACCTGCTCCTCTGTGGGTTGAGAAAGTTCGAGGGGTCAAAAGCACCATTTAACCCAGTGGAGTTAAATGGTCTATAACTCCACATTCTGTCCCCACAAATACTATGGATGGTTTATGTTTTGACCTGTGCTGTCACTTTGATCATGTAGTTTAATGGTTCCCTTAAATTTCTTTAGAAAATCGTGGGGGCTCTTATCGGAGATTATCCTAATTTTCTAATCTAATGAACACAGGAATAAGAGCATTCATCGGTGAGCAGATCACTGCAATTTGAACGGGCTAAAGGCTGCAGGATTTAAAGTGTTTAACGGGGGTTAAGAGTGCAGCGAAGCACTGCCAAATTTCTTGCAGACTCTGTGAAGTAATTGAGCACAAGGTCCTGCCCTCCTATTTTAGGGTGCTTTACAGAAAATCTTTGAGAATTACAAAGATGGTGTAATTTCTGCCTTCGTATAAACATGCATGAGTGATATTAAAAGGGGCGAAATCTCGTAACCACGATGAACTTTTCTGCCGGGGGCCTCAGACAGGGTTGATGAATGCATATGGCCCCAGTTTCCATTGGATTATTACCTCCTCCAGGAAGGTTTTTGGCCCTCTTTGTCTGTTCATCTATTAGTTAGCAGTGTATCTCAACACGACTAAGATGTCTCCGGCCgtgctagcggctctgtgaggctgtacttcaACACagtggaccaaagtggtgggccCGCCGACCGACCAACACTGTCATCTTTGGAGCCACCCCGCTAGTGTGGCTGAAAACTACTTTCAGTAATTTCAGCGGAACCTGGTGAAAAGAGAGACCACAGGGCAAGTAAAAAGTGACTAGTTTTTGGTGTAGATCTGGATCCATTTGCATCCTACTGTAGTCTTAGAGGCTGACTGCTAGCACTATATGTAAATGTCTCTTATGCCctatgttttttgtgtcttttgttcttACTGCCTTTCTCTGGTGCTCTCATTCCTCACACCCCCTCTGTGAatgagcagcagaggcagcagaagcagcagaagcaggaGCAGCCAGGCGACCGCGCCAGAAGAAGGAGAATtttttgctccctctctctactTGTGCCTCCAGCCACATGGTTTGCGAAGCCACTACATTCCTTCCTGTCTCTGACGAGGTTGGCTAATGTTCAGGGAATGCAGTGGTGGCCGATGTCTGCCGCTGCCTCTTCATGTCAGTACCTGACATGTTCCTTCTGGTAAACACATCcataactgactgactgaattacGTTGTTTGCCAAGCTGGCTGGCCGTCTCAATGGCCAAATATCCTCCACTGGCTGAATGAGTGGATATCCTGTTGAGTGACCGACTGTTTGGCAGGATTACAACCTGATCTGGTGTAAGAAAACAACTCTCTGTCATTACTTTAGTCCCAGACGTGACTCGCATGACAGGCGGCAGTATTATTAAACCAAGAGCGGCGTTAATGGCAGATACTTTTACGCCCTCTGGCCAAACTTCTTACAGATCTGGCTTCATATTTTCACTGATGTGATTTAGCAGTGTCATAACTTAATGGTGGGTAGTGGTGTTGTACTGCTGTCTAACCACCGCCTCGAGCTCAAACATGTTGCTTTGTCCTCcgaaagcagcagaaaaaattAACCGCCTGAGGCTTGAAGAATGCTTCCTGGAAGAGTTTCATgtttggttcagacatttggTCCAACAGAGTCAGCCTGGGTGAAACGCTAGTATAACCTCCATTTTTGTGGTTAACTATTAAATCTTCAGCACACTGGTTGCAGTAACATTTGATGTGAAAGCCTTggttatttttagccatgttcTATGAATAGCAGTGTCGTTCGGTtggtccaccgctttggtccaggctgaaaaatctcaacaactattagatggactGGCAAGAGATTTTGTACAGACCTTCACGGCTCCTAGTCAATGTATGCTAATGCTTTTCCACTAGCGCAATTAAGTTCACATCTGTGGTTGGgattgaaatgttttgacagcGACTGGACGGACTCAATGAAATTAGATATTCGTAAGAACTCTGGTGATTCCTTAACTCTTCAACTGAATACATTGACAGTACCACCCAATCATTAGCTAGACGTTAAGCCTTTGGTTTTACTATACTCTTTTAATTATTCAATTACACGTTAGACAGTTTTTAATGGtaaatatcaaattttttttttatgtgtgaacTCTCTGAGCTAATGTGATGATGGCTGCGTGCATGCACACAACAAGGAAAGAAGACTCTAAGAAGAGTGTGCATGTGCCCAGAGCGTGATCCAACAAGAGAGagaactgtttattttttggatttaaaTCCTATTTATTCAAGTATTTATACTCAACACAAGACTTACTATCAGTAGTATTGATACTTCAGGTTATTGGTCCCGCCACCCGTAGAGTTTACCACTTTTCTCTACTATTAGGATACCTGTGCTGAGCCACGCCATCCGTGACTTAATCTTAATGCTTAACTTTTTGAGCTGTTTGTCCTTGAAGGCTGACACTGGCTGCCAAATGAAGCCTGCAGGCTACAGCAACATGCAGATGAGTCTGACGGGCTGCCTTCACTCACAGCTGTGGTGTGATGTGGCTTTGTTCAGTGTTAACATGGCTGCCCCTGAGCTTCAtggaaactgaaaacagaacatAACTTATGGTCGCATCTGATGGTCGCCCCCCCCGGTATTTACAGAACTGACATTCCACCACCCTTGTCCAAGATAAGTGGTATAAGTGCaatagctgtgtgtgtttttcagaggtGTGCACTTATGGATCTCCCCCCTATCCCTTGAAACCTTTAACCACCTAATTGCCATTTTACAACATATTGTtccatttactttaattttacacaatttcAGAAGCATGCACAAAAATTGGAGTGCAGTGGCTTTGCTCACTAGAGCCGCAACTATTAGCCGATTAGATCATCGACGGAAACCTAACTGgccactattttgataattgattccATTTCGAggcaaaaatgactgaattccTTAGTTCCAGCCtctaaaatgtgacaaattgctgcttttctctgtttcaaatCCTTTTAGATTAAATGTCTTTGGGTGTTAgactgttggctggacaaaacaagcaatgtgatGATGTCAACTTGGGCTCTCGGAAATTTTGATGGGCTTTTTTAGCCATGGTAACAACATGGCTctggggatggcaatgttggtctgtcagttTCTCCgccacttcggtccagactgaaatatcttgcCATtcggatggattgtcatgaaatttgttgcagAACTTTAGGTTTCCCTCAAGCTGAAttgtaactttggtgatcccccaTACCTTTTCATCTCATCATCACGTTGAAACTTTAATTGGTCCAGTTCTTAAGTTTGCAATTAAATACCTGgcaaactaatgacattcccatcagcctgtGCTGTACTTGATGTTTTGTGCTAAAAagcaaatgctaacatgctaaactaagatggtaaacatgatACGCATTACATGTggtgaacatcagcatgttaaccttctcattgtgagcatgttagcatgctgacgttagtGTTTAGCTCAGTACATTACACTGTCACAGCGCTGCCGGCAGTCTTATAGCCTTGTTCGTGATTTTCTATTTATGATTCATGATTGAGTTTAGACcaaataactaattaattaatcaataacaaaaatacaaattaatcaattatgacATATCTGCCATATCAATGGCATATTATATATCTGCTGGTATTTCTCTCcttattttcctctttgtgaATTAATCTTTAAATCTGACACACAATGTAGACTTTGCAGGCAGAGACATctttgcgtgtgcgtgtgtcaaACAGCCTCTGCAACACCAGTCACAAACAAAACCTCCCTGCACCTCCACAGACAATAACTTTAGCTATCAGATGATCAGTCACTTCCTAATGTCTGTGATAACCCAACCTCCCTACACTGCTGCCATAGAGGGCATCTTGTTAATTGCTTCCACAAGGGAAGTGGTGGAATGCCTTGTGTATCGGACTTCCTGGCTTCCCCTGCCGTCCTCTGGGACTTCTTACTCTGCGGCGGTCTGGGACGGAGAGTAGGCGCCTGACACACATCGTGTGGCAACAGGCCTCATACATATAGTTCGACTGGGAATGAAAAATGGAAGTGGGTTGGGAAAGCAAGGGAGTGTGACTGAGCTCAGTGTAGTGACATACTGACAACCTGATTAAGTAAGAAATTGTGTGTCAAAATCAGACTCTTACAGGAAAATGCACATTGTAATGACATTGACATTACTCATCAGGTTGAATCGTTACTTTGggtgtcttgttttctttctcgaGTGAATGTAAATCAATAGGACTGTTATTCCCTCAGATACAGTTATAGTGTTCGAGGCCCCAGGTGCTTCCACTCttactgtttaatatttatgtaAACTGTGCAACAAGAATGCTACATATGAAGTCTATAGAAATCTCAAACTGTAGCTGAAGCACaaattctgtttgtgtgtttattcacacagaaacacacactgatgtcattGCCTAACCCATGTCTTAATGGCTCCAGATATTACGATATTACCCTGTCTCCTGGGTACTGTTGAGGTCTGTTGGTAATTCAAAGTATGTAGTGCATACCTCTGGTTTATCGCTCTCAGCTTTCACATGACTCTTTGCTGTGTATCATTTAAGCGGGCAAAAAATGGCACTGAGCAGGAGTGTGTAATGCAGGCATGTGTGCAGACCTCCCACTCACGTTTGCCTCCAGGTCGGGGCAGACATACATCGacgacattttaaaatattttgacaactgTAAGTGTGCTTGATTTATGTGGCAAGTCATCTCAAGTGCAACTACATGAGTACTACTTCCAGTCAGTTTGTGTATCTCACCTTCTTGAACCCTCTGACCAGTACAAGTACTTTGAAAGTGcagtactctttttttttttagagttatTACTTCTTCAAAGGAggctctgctgttgttttactTTTCGTCTTGTGTGTCAGAAGGACTCTTaagactgttttctttttttttttttttgctttgtgtgttgatgtttcAAAGCATAGTGAGTGGGTTGACATGGGCAGCACAATACTTGTACAAGAACAGGCTCTTTTAATAGCATATGTAATGAGTTACATCATATAGCACATACTCTCTATATAGTCCATTTTCCAAGggttttttatattatattttatgtgGTATTAAGGCTAAGGCCCTATAGGTTTATTCAGGATTTTGCCCAGATGTAATGGAGCAAAAGCGCAATCAACTTGTATTCTAAATATCTTCATTATCTCTGTAGCAGTCTCTTGCCAATATGGAAAAATTAAAGGACAAGTCCAGAAAATAcgaaaattttttttaacaccctAAGAAATGTTGCAGAGATGATACACAATAGATGATTATTAGAGTGAACTCTAcacaaagttttaaaatccatcttgttttaaatgttttcaatgtCTTTCAGCAGCTCTGTCCACTCTTACGCACCCCAGCCTCTCCAGCTGCCTCTCCTTAAAGGTCCATATTATCTAATGATTGTTTCCTGCGAGGcagcctctctgtctgcttgttGTGGATGTGTGCTGCATGGTTGAgagcttgtttgtgtttgctttttgccCAGATTGCTACACTGTGTAATCCTATGTACATACAAAGAGATTAGAGTCTTGTAAATTAAAAGAAcggctgaatttaaaaaacccCTTCCCTCTATCCCAGAACAAATGTGAGATTCTGAAGTTTGCAACATTTGTAATTATGTCTAAgctgagaaacaaaacacacacttgttgTGGTAAACTGTTTGGGTCAAGCATACACTCAGAGTGGTTGTTAGTTTACCCAGCTGTCCGCTAACATGGTCAACATCCTATCATTTTGGCTCGGCCCGTTGGATGTGACGAGGCCCCCCTTCATAACATCGCGGCTGAACACGGGATATCTGTAGATACATAGCTACTCCAGTGGGTAGTAATAATTAGAACTCTTGCAAATACTATTGCCATTGTTGTACAAATGATGACAACACCGTAAAAGTTAGGCCTGAATTCAAACCAGgcagcataaaaacagaaagaacagCCAGTTTacctgaatgaaaacaaattaggCCTGCATccattcatcattttttctccattaatttGTTCGGTCATTAAAACCCAACAAAGgccaaaactttaaaatattgtgttttgaCCAAAGATATTCCGTTTATTCTCACACTAAAgcaaaggaaagcagaaaatcctcacaactgCTGAAGCTGAAACTGGGTagtgtttggaatttttgcttggaaaatgacACCGATTTGATTATCAGTattaattttctgacagttgacTGATCGTTTAACCCACTACTCATTTCAACAAATGGAAATGTCTCACTGTATTTGATCGAAGTTATTTGGTGTTCCCAGTAACCTGAATGTGAAAATAGGTCTGTAAAGATGGGCTAACTCACACATATTATGTTCAGCTAAACGTTAGATAGAtcaaggactgtggattttgtccctcaTCACTTGTATTAAAAATGCACTTGAAGAAAATTTGACCCTTGATCTTTTAGGTTGTGCAGTCctgagttttatttgtgttcagCTGCTCAGCGATCAGTGATAGTGAAACCAGGTGAGCATCCTTAGGTCCTCTGACCAGTGACATGTGGGAGGAAGCTAAAACTGTTCTCAagtaaattacattatattaaagTTGGTTCACTCATGAATGTGCTTGTGTCACTTGCGGGATTCcagttcaaaatgaaaaaaaacaatgagaaagaaaatgtagtgGTCGCAGATCCACATGCACCAGCAAAATAATGAGCCACATTTGAGCCCACACACTAATTTTTTAGTCGTCAAGTCAAGTTACTTTCCAGCAATGTAGCAGTTTCTCTTACAATCTTCTTTTCGTGAATTTGTTAGTTGATAcctatttatcatttttagtccacttttcatctctctggcagagaagaaaatgtcgcatatcatttaaataattaactgaaaaaCTCATTCTTGTTGGTTTTTTACAACAACTTATGTTTTGTAGATGAATAGTTGAAATATTCTTGCTCACAGGAACACTGCCagggtttttcttttggatATCTGGTCACTTGAACTTTTCTGCAGTTGCGCTGACTGTTAATTTTGTGATGAATAAGATGGTGAGCTTCCTACCTGCATGTCTCAtatctctgttcctctctctctctctctctctgtttctggtTCTCCAGCTGAGAAGTGGTACAAACGTCACCTGACCTACCAGATAGTGAACTGGCCTCGCCATCTGTCTCTGGGCTCGGTGCGGCTGGCGGTGCGTGCAGCTTTCCAGCTGTGGAGCAATGTGTCGGGCCTGGTCTTCCAAGAGGCCCCTGAAGGACCCGCAGACATCCGGCTGGCATTTTATGAGGGAGACCACAACGATGGGGCCAGCAACGCCTTTGATGGTCCAGGTCAGGGTCAACCGTATGCTGATTCAAGTCGTCACAGGTCTATCACATCCAACATCTGATCATAGGAtgggttagtgtgtgtgtgatgattgCTGTGTGACTGACTCATCTCAGTTGTGATCTTGTGTATGTAATTTGTTCTCAGGTCTCTCTTGCAAAAGAGATCTTAATCCCACCGAGACttcctgaataaataaagcttaaaaaGTCCTCCTGTTTGTGTACAAACAATAACCTGATTACTGTGAATAATCAGATTAAGGTAAAATTTTGATTACACTCTGCACTAACCTGAATTAGACCATAACATGGCTTAATATGATATGTAAACATCATGGAGGAAAGCCAAATATTTTTAGGATTTTTCACACTGATAAATTTACTGAGCACTTTAATGCGTTTTTTACTCACTGTGTTAGCTGTAGCATTAACGCTTTCTTTATTCCCTCCACTGCAACTATGGTATGTGATTAAGAGTATAAAGTGTATCAAACAAATAGTTCCAGCTAATAAGCTGATTTCACTGATCAGTTTTCCATTCAGTTGTTATTTAAGCAATACAAATactggtaacactttattttacaggtctgaATTCTCCATAAAAAGTTGGTTGAAAGTTTCACGGAAGGAACAATGTTATAGGGAAAATAAGAATTCCCTGAAAGAAAAGCTTATTTTAAATCAGAGTAAATAATATgtatattattatgtattagaaatacatttttttattttttattggaaAATAAAGTAGACAAAGTATTTTTGGCGACACTAAGCTTTATATATCAGTCATGCTGATTTGGTCTGGTTCTGATTTTTGAATGTTCAGCTGATTTGATGTGCACCCGCTAAAGGAATCCTAAGGTTATGCAGTTAAGGAAGTGTACCTGTTGAGTACTGTTTCTATTTTGCATAGTTTATGCTACAAACCTTTCCAGGTAAATAATTTGGACATTATTCAGAAATTACAGACCTGTAACATAAAGTGTTACCCAATTACTAAACAATGAAAACCAATATAACAGGGTGTAACTGTACAACTAAGGATTCTGAATCGAGCCATCACTTGACATTTGTGAACATAAACCTTTATTTTGACCGCTGAAATATAAAAGCTGCTCTGATATTATGCGGCACATTGCCTCTTACTTCCTCTGCTCTGACCCTCAGGGGGAACTCTGGCTCACGCTTTCCTGCCTCGTCGGGGGGAAGCCCACTTCGACATGGCAGAGAGGTGGACACTGAACGGACACAAAGGACACAACCTGTTCATGGTGACTGCCCACGAGATCGGACACACTCTGGGACTGGAGCACTCCCCGGTCCGTCACGCTCTAATGTCGCCGTACTACAGGAAACTCGGCCGCAGCCTGGTGCTGAGCTGGGACGACATCTTTGCAGTGCAGCAGCTGTACGGTGAGAGGACGGTGCTTTTTATGGTGATCCATTCAACCCCATGGATCCTGTTTGTGGGTTTAGTGTTACAAACTCCTGTTGTCTGGACTcacactgttcctttaatgtgttACTTTAAATTCTTTTCCAGATTTGAATTGAAGCTTAACAGCTACTCAAGGgaactgttttctttgttaacTGGAAAGTGTGTGGTCCCAAGGTCACGGGGAGTATTAAACATAGCACCTTCACTGGACACACAAAGATATGTTTCTCAGGTTTCAAGGCTGaggggttgaaaaaaaaaaaaaaacactcaagtgGACAGATGTCAAATGTCTCACTGTCTGGTCTCCGGGCCGCTTAATTAAAGATGGTGAAACGAGGCTTCAGTTTAGACTGAACTATTATTGGAATACATAGAACCAATTACTGACTTGGTATGAAGCCAGTCTGTCTTTGAAGAAACACAGAAGTAGAGTCATTTTTGCTCTGCGGCCCATTAAATCAGGAGTCGTGGCACTGAGCTGTGAAAAGGCCTGAGAGGCAGCCCTGAGGGCCAACAGCTGCAAACACGGAATGAGAACAAGTAGAACGGCAAAGCCCGTGGAGAGCTCCAACAGGTCATTAAAACCTggatttaacaaaacaaaaaaaaaccccaaaacaattCGAAACAGAAAGCTGACATCTTCCTGGCTGCACATTCAACTGTGCAACAATATTCAAAGTTCTTGTGAAATAAAGCTCACAGCTACGCATGTGATTCATGGGATTCTTTGTGAAAAAGATTAACTGACTGGCCTCGTTTATagaacagaaagacaaagaacagaaaacattttgcGGCCACTTTAAGTTGTCCCACCTGGCATGTGTTAGGCAGGTTTCCACATGTGCCACTCTGCAGAGTTCTCCTATTGCTTGTGCTAAGAAACTGATATCACTGCAGCGGTTGCACAATAACATGGCATCCTGACTTGTTCGCACCAAAAGTAGCTTCTTAACCACCTGACATCCTCAGTGATGGTGCGGTGCTTTAAATATACAAGATGTGACACAATGCCTCAAGTACTTTCCCTGCTTAGACCCTGAAACGCAGGAGTAAAGCAGCTGCGAAGGGCCGGTGCCTTCTCGAGGAATGTTTGCACGGCTTCAGAAATGTCTCACAATCATTTGGATAACATGACTCAAAACTTGAGATTCAGCTCAGCAGAAGCTTGCAGACAGGCCGTATCCAGatgccttttttctgtttaatatctGAGAAGCCCCATCTGCTCTGCCTCTGGGAATATCCTGGCCCCAGCTTCCTTAAATGGTATTTGCCAGCCTCTTCCCCCTCAGAGCTTACATAATGTGACCATAGATACTGCAATTAAAGCAACCGACACTACTGAGCAGTAACTAAAACAGTTATCGATTAGGGTTTAGTCGGTCTTtgagctgtttgtgttttgcttttacacTGAAAGCTGAACCTGGGAACGTTTGCCTATCAGACCTCAAAGGAAAAATCCAAGACAGCTCGCtctgataacttttttttattgcctcaCAAAAAGTTCATCCAGGATTCTTCAGCTGGTGCTCAGGTGGAGTTTAGCAAAGTGCGGCATGCTTTTCATCAACCTGATTTCCACCCTGTGGCAGTAATTTCTGCAGGCTGCAGCTGCTCCCACCTAAATGTCAAACACTTGCAGATACAGACATGGACGAGAACCGCAGCTGACAGGACGGCAGGGCGCTGTGAAAACGCTGTATCTGCTTAAGATATGAGCTttaggcagtgtgtgtgtgtgtatgtgtgtgtgcgtgaaccATCCCTGGTGTTGGcattgtgatatttcagtctccAGAGAGGACCGGGATCTGATGTGCTCAGTGGAAAGAAATATGTATGCACAGTGTATAGTGTGGTGGAGGATGTATACAGATCCTtgagtaaaagtaacaataccaGACTGTAAAAACAGCCCATTACAAGGACaagtcttgcattcaaaatgttacttaggtaaaagtacacaagtattaaTAGCAAAATGTACTGATCAATCAATAGTAAAAGTACacaatgcataaaaatggcccctgtgaaTGTTAGAGTTAAATCTCATTATTATTTCTGATACATTCGTgtttaagtagcattttactcTTGTATTTGGTTGATTTGGAGCTAATTTGAACAATTGTATAAACGTTGCATAGCTTAATCTGTACCAATGTATCATTCTTTTGttacttaaataaaatctaaatatctTCTAACTATtcttgtcaaataaatgtagtggagacAAAAGTACAATACTTTCCTCTGAATtctagtggagtagaagtataacgTGGCATAAAATGGGAAAACGAACTATAGCACAAGTTCCTCAAATGCATATTTAAGTACGTTACTTGAGTAAAAGGtacttactttccaccactggtgaaaagtcagtaaagaaaatgaacaggaatCATATTTAACTAAATTCTAATGGTAGACTGTAAATAGGAAATAACTTATTTTAACTGCTAACTAACTAATTTGATCCACCAAGATTTACGATTTAAATGCTGCTGACATGTTAATGCAACAAAATAATACGCGTAACAGgatgaaaaacatcactgcatAAATtcgtacttttacttttaatgctgTAGGTGCATTTTGGTAATAATACTCACATCCTTTTACTTACCAAGTACAAGATCTGAgtacctcttccaccactgatgaatgtaaacagaGAACGAAGGGGGAGgttttgtgtttgagtgaagTCAGATGTCCTACTCTTATCTGACAATACTGCTcctttactcacacacactatGTGCAGCTGTCCACGTGTTATCCACTGTGGTCTGTATATCTATTTTTCCTGCAGTCTTCCTCCTGTTCTTGGGTGTGCTGATTTTATCCACCTCCTGCACAAATGTTTGTTCAGCTCCTTGCAAACAAAATGGCTGTAATCATGTCTGAAGTGGCATCATTTAATCTTAAACTTCTGTATGTtctgcttttccattttttctgctttggctgtttttttttaatctcatgtGCCTGAAGTCTGCACTTTGAGGCTGCAcaggccaaaataaaaaaaaaacaaaaaaataagcgGGCTGCTGTTTTGGTGCTAAATATTCGGTAAGTTTAAGGTTCCAGTGTGGGCTCACTCTGAATCCTTTGTTTACTTCCTGTGCAGTATGTCGTCATCCATCAGTGTACATCAACCCAGCCACATCCTGTAAAGGacaatttaaatgttaacattatcCAAATCCTGCTTTGGGAAAAGTCTCCACTGTTTGTCTTTCAATTTGTTCCCGTCCTGTCCAATATAGAAAATACTTTAATTGCTTCTGGCATGCATGAGAAATTAGACTGGTCTCTAACGTACTGTCTGTCCTCAGACCACTGTTCAGTTACTGTAGGTTTTAAATAACACACTCGCCAATAACAGTGATGATGGCCTTGTCTGATGCCttttagttcattgttttgttggtttgtttttgaccTCAGGTAAGCCATCAGGTGACCGCCCGGTGAGGCTGCCAGGCCAGGTTTTGCACGCCACCCTGCAGGAGTGGGAGTTCACAGAGCTTGACAACAGGCAGAAGACCACAGGCCAGCCTCTCTACTGCCAGGGCATCTTTGATGCCATCACTATGGGTGAGGTCCCAATTCAATATAATCAGAAAAGGATATTCGGCCACATCCTTCGTGGCTGTGGTCACTAGTGTGTACCCTCaagaaaatctggaaaaaaaaaaaaaaattctgcagaaacagcagagaatCCTGTTatcatatttatctttttaaaactggtagatattttgtcaaactttaaaattaattgaaatgaaaatctaGTAAGACAGCATGGT is a window encoding:
- the mmp28 gene encoding matrix metalloproteinase-28, which codes for MSRRPPDHRSGARRDMRATWILTVTALISAQTAGGSPLVPDPEVFLEKYGYLHQENHIHNAVEVQSAVREFQWLSRLPVTGELDSATLRQMAEPRCGVSDEGSQQIWARRVNALFTGKGATAGRPQSRRRRSAAQAEKWYKRHLTYQIVNWPRHLSLGSVRLAVRAAFQLWSNVSGLVFQEAPEGPADIRLAFYEGDHNDGASNAFDGPGGTLAHAFLPRRGEAHFDMAERWTLNGHKGHNLFMVTAHEIGHTLGLEHSPVRHALMSPYYRKLGRSLVLSWDDIFAVQQLYGKPSGDRPVRLPGQVLHATLQEWEFTELDNRQKTTGQPLYCQGIFDAITMDVNDTVLVFRGSVYWTVSAEGGVSGPLPLRQRWSDLPPAIEAAAFSPLDSKWYFFKGKRMWRYTGSVLDPGFPRKSSDLGLPHHPDCAFFYTPLGHMVLFKGSRYSVLNLKTLRQEPYYPRRLTDWTGVPQGTNGALTRPGGRLYLFREHRFWSFDPVKVRVTREGQWAKDLSWTGCSDTPQSNNIL